In one Nocardioides sp. NBC_00368 genomic region, the following are encoded:
- a CDS encoding sensor histidine kinase produces the protein MEELVRPWRLGPRGRWWFDVLLAGTLFLIIPFYAIQVLLDGGAAKDVGSTSHVADLVLVVVQLVPLLWRRRHPVIVYAIVAGACGLQVLLIDYPLVSQVSYPIAVYSVARYASPRWGLAALAVGLFGSVLGTHDWMSSVDTTSAGEPQDGINWSTYVPVALSLATFPVAAWALGALARTRTAYVDSLIQRNEQLRREAEQRAELGATQERARIAREMHDVVAHGLSVIVVQADGARYAAEQDPALAPKALETVAQTAREALTEMRQLLGLLRDGDTLTRPQPRLGDIATLVEETRAGGMELAATLPEPGLAVPEGVALTAYRVVQEALSNVRKHAGPGAAARVAVTAGSGSLEIEVTDDGRGAAAEAKESGGLGLVGMEERISAHSGTLETGPAPGGGFRVYAKMPL, from the coding sequence GTGGAGGAGTTGGTACGCCCCTGGCGGCTCGGCCCGCGTGGGCGATGGTGGTTCGACGTCCTGCTCGCCGGCACCCTGTTCCTGATCATCCCGTTCTACGCCATCCAGGTCCTGCTCGACGGTGGCGCCGCAAAGGACGTCGGCAGCACCAGCCACGTCGCCGACCTGGTGCTCGTGGTGGTCCAGCTGGTGCCGCTGCTGTGGCGCCGCCGGCACCCGGTGATCGTCTATGCCATCGTGGCCGGCGCCTGCGGCCTGCAGGTGCTCCTCATCGACTACCCGTTGGTCTCGCAGGTCTCCTATCCGATCGCGGTCTACTCGGTGGCGCGCTACGCCAGCCCGCGCTGGGGACTGGCGGCGCTCGCGGTGGGCCTGTTCGGCTCCGTCCTCGGCACCCACGACTGGATGAGCTCCGTCGACACCACCTCCGCCGGCGAGCCGCAGGACGGCATCAACTGGAGCACCTACGTCCCGGTCGCGCTCTCGCTCGCCACCTTCCCGGTCGCCGCCTGGGCGCTGGGCGCCCTGGCCCGCACCAGAACGGCGTACGTCGACTCCCTCATCCAGCGCAACGAGCAGCTGCGCCGCGAGGCCGAGCAGCGCGCCGAGCTCGGCGCGACCCAGGAGCGGGCCCGGATCGCGCGCGAGATGCACGACGTGGTGGCCCACGGACTGAGCGTGATCGTGGTCCAGGCCGACGGCGCGCGCTATGCCGCCGAGCAGGACCCGGCCCTGGCGCCGAAGGCGCTGGAGACCGTCGCGCAGACCGCGCGCGAGGCCCTGACGGAGATGCGGCAGCTCCTCGGTCTGCTGCGCGACGGGGACACGCTGACCCGCCCGCAGCCGCGGCTGGGCGACATCGCGACGCTCGTCGAGGAGACCCGGGCCGGCGGGATGGAGCTGGCCGCGACTCTTCCCGAGCCCGGCCTCGCGGTGCCCGAGGGTGTCGCGCTGACCGCCTACCGGGTGGTGCAGGAGGCCCTCAGCAACGTACGCAAGCACGCCGGCCCCGGAGCCGCGGCCAGGGTCGCCGTGACCGCCGGGAGCGGCAGCCTGGAGATCGAGGTCACCGACGACGGCCGGGGCGCCGCTGCGGAAGCGAAGGAGTCCGGGGGTCTCGGGCTGGTCGGGATGGAGGAGCGGATCAGCGCTCACAGCGGAACCCTCGAGACCGGCCCGGCGCCCGGCGGCGGGTTCCGCGTCTACGCGAAGATGCCGCTATGA